One Brassica napus cultivar Da-Ae chromosome C4, Da-Ae, whole genome shotgun sequence genomic region harbors:
- the LOC106433901 gene encoding F-box protein At2g35280-like, whose translation MEPTNRSLTHLDTMPDDMLRLIISKVGAASSTDYCNAVLTCKSLNFGLDDPLIAKTLSIAPLVERPYLANGYEKMMESLLAANNLDAHYVKGMREYFYFDNHFLRLHHLHLASKGYEKMMMPSPSVNFVSIFLPFSIIPKAMRRTP comes from the coding sequence ATGGAGCCAACTAACCGTTCTCTGACTCACCTTGACACCATGCCGGACGACATGTTGCGCCTCATCATCTCAAAAGTCGGTGCTGCGTCGTCCACCGATTACTGCAACGCCGTGCTTACTTGCAAGAGTCTGAACTTTGGTTTAGATGATCCCTTGATCGCCAAGACCCTCAGCATCGCCCCTTTGGTGGAGAGGCCTTATCTAGCTAATGGGTATGAAAAAATGATGGAGAGCCTTTTGGCAGCCAACAACCTTGATGCGCATTACGTTAAGGGTATGCGTGAGTACTTTTATTTTGATAATCACTTTTTGAGACTCCATCACCTTCATCTTGCCTCTAAAGGGTATGAAAAAATGATGATGCCATCACCATCAGTCAACTTCGTAAGTATCTTTTTGCCCTTCTCGATTATTCCCAAGGCCATGAGAAGAACACCGTAA
- the LOC106433889 gene encoding WD repeat-containing protein 55: MEIDLGANAFGIDFHPSKKLVAAGLIDGQLHLYRYDTESSLVRERKVRAHKESCRAVRFIDDGQRIVTASADCSILATDVETGASVARLENAHEDAVNTLITVTETTIASGDDKGCVKIWDTRQRSCSHEFNVHEDYISDMTFASDSMKLVATSGDGTLSVCNLRTSKVQAQSEFSEDELLSVVIMKNGRKAICGTQNGILMLYSWGFFKDCSDRFVDLSPNSVDVLLKLDEDRLITGCDNGIISLVGILPNRIIQPIGSHEFPIEDLALSHDNKFLGSTAHDSMLKLWDLEEIIEGSNGNASGAAEDSDSDNDGMDLDNDPKPSKGSKRKTKSKANPVDNRAFFADM; the protein is encoded by the exons ATGGAGATCGATTTGGGAGCAAACGCGTTCGGTATAGACTTCCACCCATCGAAGAAGCTAGTAGCTGCTGGTCTCATCGATGGACAATTGCATCT aTACCGTTACGACACAGAGTCTTCACTTGTCAG gGAGCGTAAAGTTCGTGCTCATAAGGAGTCTTGCAGAGCTGTTCGGTTCATTGACGATGGCCAAA GAATCGTCACGGCTTCAGCTGATTGCTCTATTCTAGCTACTGATGTGGAGACTGGTGCTAGTGTTGCACGTCTTGAGAATGCTCATGA AGATGCTGTTAATACTTTGATAACTGTTACTGAGACAACCATCGCTTCAGGGGATGATAAAGGCTGTGTTAAG ATATGGGATACGAGGCAGCGGTCTTGCTCTCACGAGTTTAATGTACACGAGGATTACATTTCTGACATGACCTTTGCATCTGATTCTATGAAGCTAGTGGCAACAAG TGGAGATGGGACACTATCTGTATGTAATCTCAGAACGAGCAAAGTCCAAGCTCAGTCCGAGTTTTCTGAAGACGAACTGCTTTCTGTTGTTATAATGAAG AATGGCCGTAAAGCTATCTGTGGAACTCAAAATGGTATTCTCATGTTGTATTCATGGGGATTTTTCAAAGATTGTAG CGATCGGTTTGTTGATCTATCTCCAAATTCAGTTGATGTCCTATTAAAG CTTGATGAGGACAGACTTATCACTGGGTGTGATAATGGAATAATTAG ccTCGTTGGAATACTTCCCAATAGAATCATACAGCCAATTGGGTCTCACGAGTTCCCTATCGAAGATCTCG CTCTCTCGCATGATAACAAGTTTCTTGGTAGCACTGCTCATGACAGTATGCTCAAG CTGTGGGACCTAGAAGAGATTATAGAAGGTTCTAATGGAAACGCATCGGGAGCTGCAGAAGACAGTGACAGCGACAACGACGGGATGGACCTTGACAATGATCCTAAGCCTTCCAAAG GTAGCAAGAGGAAAACAAAAAGCAAAGCAAATCCAGTGGACAACAGAGCTTTCTTCGCAGACATGTAG
- the LOC106433900 gene encoding protein IWS1 homolog 2-like — protein MSQERLTETRVRASSVDNTEEVLDDLAEPRASPIDDKVGKKKRQRNQKDESRPNKKKKKQDSVRDNDLDIQTEIVEMWDSLTNTNTPNPNPTKAVIDRAKRKEDNDEIAKLFQVRKRKSVWQKTKAEIALQVEQVMANLELAVEDDVELNKQGKPATNKLTKLPILVGALSKKHLQAVFLDHGVLSLLKNWLEPLPDGSLPNTNIRTSVLQILYDLSIIIDKGEGCRREQLIKSGLAKVVMFLSRTDEETRGNRRLANDLVNRWGHMIYERSTRYEDMLSQEEREEQEEVLSRREKKKKVPEARVGEFDEDVDFSVEEKPKVPGGRVVTVVPTAMAMEFVLRPRPKVDERLKARAKMHLGGGRYENLMKRVKERKAVREQSMHALKLSVDGHSKPKY, from the coding sequence ATGAGTCAAGAACGTCTCACAGAAACTAGGGTTAGGGCTAGTTCCGTCGACAACACAGAAGAGGTTCTTGATGATCTTGCGGAACCTAGGGCTAGTCCTATCGACGACAAAgtagggaagaagaagagacagaGGAATCAAAAAGACGAGTCTCGTcctaacaagaagaagaagaagcaagactCGGTTCGTGATAACGATCTTGATATTCAGACAGAGATCGTGGAGATGTGGGATTCACTCACGAACACCAACACTCCAAACCCTAACCCTACTAAGGCTGTCATCGATCGCGCCAAGAGGAAGGAAGACAACGACGAGATCGCCAAACTCTTCCAAGTGAGAAAACGCAAGTCCGTGTGGCAGAAAACGAAAGCCGAGATCGCGTTGCAAGTAGAACAAGTCATGGCCAATCTCGAACTCGCGGTAGAAGACGACGTGGAGCTCAACAAGCAAGGCAAGCCCGCGACCAACAAGCTCACCAAGCTCCCTATCCTCGTCGGAGCTCTCTCCAAGAAACACCTCCAAGCCGTGTTCTTGGACCACGGGGTGCTCAGCCTCCTCAAGAACTGGCTCGAGCCTCTCCCGGACGGTAGCTTGCCGAACACGAACATCCGCACCTCCGTCTTGCAGATTCTCTACGATCTAAGCATCATTATAGACAAAGGAGAGGGGTGCAGAAGAGAGCAGCTGATCAAGAGCGGTCTCGCCAAGGTGGTGATGTTCTTGTCGAGGACGGACGAGGAGACTAGGGGTAACAGGAGGCTCGCTAACGACTTGGTCAACAGATGGGGGCATATGATTTACGAGAGGAGCACGAGGTACGAGGACATGTTGAGCCAAGAGGAGAGGGAAGAGCAAGAGGAGGTGCTTtccagaagagagaagaagaagaaagttccCGAAGCTAGAGTTGGAGAGTTTGATGAGGATGTTGACTTCTCTGTGGAAGAGAAACCAAAGGTGCCAGGTGGTAGAGTGGTGACGGTGGTGCCTACGGCGATGGCGATGGAGTTTGTGCTACGTCCTAGACCGAAAGTTGACGAGAGGCTCAAGGCTCGTGCGAAGATGCACCTTGGTGGCGGAAGGTATGAAAATTTGATGAAGAGAGTGAAGGAGAGGAAGGCGGTTAGGGAACAATCTATGCATGCCTTGAAGCTTAGTGTTGACGGTCACTCCAAGCCTAAGTACTAG